The nucleotide sequence GCGCAGTCCTGGGGGCCAGCTGCTTGCTGCCTGCCCCTGTGCTTTGGAGATGGCTGAGCTACAagcagctttgcatggccagaAGGCACTCCCAGCCAAGCTGagctccagggctctggcacccctCACCCTTTCCCAAAAGCTATAGCTGCCCACCCAAGCCAGGCAAGGAGACAGGCTCCTGGATGCAGATGGCAACATACATTGCTATTGGGACCATAAGGTTGGGCTGACATCTGTCACCGAGGCTACTCCCCTCCCACACCATTCCCAAAGCATTCCAGCCCCACTTGCATGCAGCTCCTCATCCACCTGCTTTTATCAGCAAACCTTTGACACCTCTGCAAGATGGATGGAGAGCCTGCTTGGGCTGGGAGAGCCCGTGAACAGCAGCTGGGCTCCTGGCAGCCAGGCAGGGCTTGTGCTCGCACGGAGGGAGTGCACAAACCCCCCACTCCTCCTTTTGCACCACGCATGCTCCTGCATCCCTCCCGCAGCTGGGGTCCTCTCCTCCCAGGTCCCAGCCCCCAACCCGCTCCACAAAGAAAAGACTGCAAGAACaatagctcttttttttcccGTTTTTCTTTTGTACACAAATATATACAGGGTATAATACACATCTCTACACAGACAGTGCCACTCGGAACATACCGCTCTCCACAGGCAAAGCCCCTCCCCAGCCACAGAGGCAGCCCCAGGCCACGGCCGTACCTACAGAGACTGGACCatcccagcctggctgctggACTGGAGGCAAAGGTGGTAGGTGGGTGGAAGAGAAGCAGGATCAACATCCTCCCCGCCCCAGGCTGGGAGCAGACCAGGAGCTCCCAGCTCACATGTCCATTTCATCTCCAGCCCATCCCTGGAGGGGATAGGTGACACTCACCATGCCCGTCTGCACCCGcatgtgctccagcccctgcagagccctgggagGTGGGGTGGCCTGCCCTTCCCACGCATCAAAGACCCACATCTCTTCCGCTCCATCCCCCCTTTCCTCCAGGCCTGGGATTCCTATAGAGAGGTGTACAGGAAAGTCAGCTATATCCTCCCCAGAGCAGCTCCCACTTGGCTCTGTGGGTCAAGCTCCCCTCCTCTACTGGGAGGCGAAGGGGAGAAAAGCCATGGGATGTGaccccccttccccacagcagagctgggcagggctGACGCTTCACTTGTTCAGGTCTATTAAGGTGCTTGGAGCTCCAGGGCCAGCACAGGTGATTGAACAGGGAAATTACTGTTCCCTTCCACCCAGCCCCAGCAGATCCTGGAGGGCACTGAGCTTGGCCCCAATGAGCCAGAGCATTGCCTGCAGATGACAGGCAAATGGATGGGTGGTAGTGTCTGCAATGAGCACCAAACAGGATGGTGGCAGGGGTTGAGGGAAATAAATATAGCTCAATAGCAGGGAGATTTAtaattttcctttatattttacaCAAGGAGAAGGGGGAAGCAATTGAGGGAAACTGATCCTGCCAGAAACCTCCTCACAAAGAGCCTTTTAAACAGGGTCAGACCTCCTTGCAGGTGCTAGGGGCTCCAGTCCACCTCTCCCATCCATCCTGTCCCCTGCCTGCCTCTGAGACACAGCTATCACCAGGGAGGGGGAAAGGGCAGAGGTAGGGGAGGAAGAGCCCCCCTCTCAGGCTGGGCAATGCCAGGGGAGCCTCCACCCAGACAGGGCAGGTGATGaaagccagcacagccccacaaggCTTTTGTGCTTTTGAAGGTGGTGGTGTTGCTTGCAGAGGGCTCCCAGGGGCTGCTCTTCCAGGGCTCCCTCCCTCTCCAACCACTTCAGCTGGGGGAAGATCCcacagcagctcagggaaggcAGCCCATGGGGTCCTGTCACAACCAGGCAGTGATGACCCCACAGGGTGCCCAGGGCTTGCAGTCCAGGaccctttctctcctcttcttagCACCCAGGAGAACTCCAgcacagccccccccccccattcccaggCCTGACTCTGCTGTGCAGACACGGGGCAGCAAAGGGGGCCACAGTACCACACAGGAGGCAGGTTGATTTGTTTGAAAAGGGAGAAATATGTGCAAAAAAAATGCCGCTTAAAATGATGCTGCAATCCCCCACCTGTGCCCCTGAGGGAGGAGGGGACAGGACCCGGGGCAGAGGCTGCCTGCGCCTCCTCCTGCCCACCAGAAATGCTCTCAGCGACCCTCACCCTGCGAGGGGTGGCCCAGCTCACACTAACCCTTCCCCGGCGTGATGTCACCCTGACCATAGGGCCAGGCTGTCACCTGGGGGAGGTCTCTGTCACCAACCCCTGTGCCTAGGCCTGCTCCTGGCATGTCCCACCAACGGGATGCTGCAAGGGGTTGAGAAAGGGCACAGAGGGGCATGGGGAGAAGGTGCAACAAAAGCCACCCCCCTACCTAGGGGCCACTTCCAATACATCAACTAAAGCTTTTTGTTTGTCACCTTCTTGCAAATCTAATAAATTATTAGTGTTTCTTGCCaggaggatggggaagagaaggggcccTCAAAGGTTCTGCTTGTGCCCCTCCCCACAAAGCACCCAGCCTTCCCCCTCCCTGTGGGTCCAGAACAGCACTGCAAGGATCACAGTCCCCCTCTGCCCGAGCccttggggttttggggtccagggACACCTTGAAGAAGGTAGCTAGTAATGAGCATGCCTGCCGAGCTGCTGCGCTGGTAcagggctggaggggcagggGAACAGAGAGCTTGTTGAAGGCAGCAGCCATGGGGCATGGGTGGGCAAGGACAGCGGCCAGCACCCTCAGTGCCTCTTCCCGAATTCTCCATGCGCACAGCCTGCCCCACTCCTGggcctcttttcccttccctccctccctccgagGTCCCTACTGGTGGATCTCGTTCTCTATCAGGCTGTCCTCACACGATTGGAAATCCGTGTCGTTCATGCCATCCGCGTTGATGAGCTCCTCATCCTGTGACCCCTGCTCCTCCGACTCTGTTGCTTCGCCCTCCGGCGAGGAGTCCTGCAGCACTTGGGCAATGTACTTCTGCTGGGGTGGGTGAGGGGAGAGCAGAAACACACATGAGCCTGGGGGGCTTCTTGTGGCAGCAGAGTACAACCCGCAAAGCACCGTGAGAAAGGCTGAGCATGGGGATACGCTGGGAGGGCAAGGGAGTGTCCAGACTCCATGGGATGTACCGAGAGAGACGGTAAAAGCAAGGCTGGCCTGGCCGTGCAACAGCGCACGTGCCAAACCCTAGCATCCTGGGACAGGCAGCACCTCCAGGAAGCCAAGGCTGGGACACCACAAGGCTTTTCAGCTCTTTGGAGCCCATGTAGACTGGGAAGCTGTACTTGCCTCCTATAGGAGAGATGTCACCACCCTTAGGGATGTGAAGACTGGGAAGGAACTTGGATTCCACGTGcacaccccagccctgctctcctgAAGAAGCAGGAGGCTCTGCTTTACCCCAAATCTCCGTGTACCCCCTGAACAGCTCTGCACATACTCCAACTAGAAAAATCTCATGGTGGAAGGAAGCAGCTGGAATGAACCAGTGAACCAAGGAGAAGTTCAGATAACTAACTCTGGGATCTCAGAgttgggcaggggaggggagagcCCTCAGAGCACTTTCATGGCCTTCAAGGCAAGGCCCACAGAGATCCCTGTGTGTTGGCAATAGGACCAGCCAGGTGGGTGACAACTGCTTCTGACAGGCAAGAGTGCAAAGATGCAGAATGAGAAGGGAGACTGACCCGGGTGGTTTCACTGTCCCAGCTGAGAGCGGGGCAGAGAGTAAATGCACAATGcctgaggagcaggaggaaaaggttgtgcatctgtgtgtgtaGGGGTTACACCTCATCATCCAGCTCAAGTGAGGGGCACAGTGCCCAACACTTGCCTCCCATCCTCACTGGGAGACTCAGAGGGGTGAGGAGAGAGATACTCAGACAGGGACTTCCCTCGCCCTTCCCAAACCTGGGTAAGGAGCACACCAGGGCATGGAGTTTGGGACAGGGACTCACAGCTGATTTGGGAGCTGGCAGACTGGTGGCAGGTCTTCCATTCCGCCTGTTTTCTATGGTGTCCACCTCCGTGTGGTCAatctggagaggaaaagagaaactgagaggCTGCTGAGGGGAACACATTTGCTGTCCCACCACAGAAGCAGTATCCAGGCAGTTTGGACAGCCTTGTGACTGTCTCTTCCCTGAAGCCAGGTTTAAGAAGCTCTGCCAGGGAGCAGGCTGGGACCTCCCCCAGAGCCCCTGCTGTTTTGTGGCTGAGCTGTGCAGCAAAGGAGAAGGGTCCCGTACTCACAACCCATCACTCCCCCTCACCTTGTAGTTGTGAGCGCTGAGGTATTTGAAGTGCCCGAAGCAGACGTGACACAGGCAGATCACAATCGTGATCACGAGGACCACAAAGGTGAACATGGAAGTGGGGGCCAGGAACCCTGGGGCAAAGGAAAACCAAGGTGGTGGTGTGTCAGAGAGACCCTGACTGTGCTGCCAGGACCACAGCCTGGTcagggaagcagctctgcaggagaCCGGGGACTGGCAGTCCAGCCCAAAGCTCACCTGTGCGCATGGTGGAGAAGAAGAGAAGCCAGAAGAGGCAGAGGATGGGGGCTGCCACCACCTGGTTCACAGCCCCTGAATGGATCTTCTTGTCCAGCTTGGCAGGCAGGTAAGCATAATACAGGTTGTATCGGTCCACCAGGTGCTTAAGCAGCATGTACATGAGccctgggagaaagggagggatgCCGGCAAAGTGGGGAATCATCCGCTTTCCCAGTGACTCTGACTGACAGGGagtatctccccaaaaccacaCTTCTTGCCTCCTTGCCTTGAGCTCTCCCCAGTCTCTGACACAGGGAGGTGGAGGGGTATCACTTACCAAAAgggacgatgatggggcaggtgATGCTGTATGTCATGACCACAGTGAAGACGCACATCATCCAGGCGTAAGCAGCCCCAAACTGGAACTCGTAGGCCTGGTGCTGCAAGAAGGAACCGGGATCCGTCAACGTGGCCCTGAGAGCTGAGCAGGGGTGAGCAGCACACCCTGCCATACACACGGCATCGGGCCAGCCCCAACGGGACCTCACGACAGCACTCTCATTGCCCATGGAGGCCACAACCCAGCCCTCAGCCCCGCTACGTACGCGTTTGACGTTCCTCCGCTCGGCGGCCGAGCGGGCCAGGCAGAGGCGAATCATGTACATGAGCAAGCCAGGGATGCGCAGCAGGTCCATGGCGTTCCCAATGAAGGCAGAGGCGATGACGTAGTTGACGAAGAAGGCCCCGTTGTCTGGCAGGAACACGCACCTGGGGAGGTATGAGGAGAGCGGACTGCAGGGGCTGCTCCCTCCTTGCAGGGCAGCATCTGGGAGACCCCAGAACCTTTGGATGCCAACAAGAACCTCCCCCTGTTAAAAGAAGGGCCTTCTGCCCAACTCCACTTACTCAAATCGCACGGCAGCTTCGGCAAGGAATTTTTTGTCAAATAACCAGCGGAAAAACACATCCAAGCTATGAGGGAGaaggcaagaagaaaagaggaacaGTCAGAAGCAGCAATACACAGACATGCACATGCAACTATGTGGAAGCTGCTCTAGGAGGACCCACAGCTCTGACCAGAGGCTGCTTTGTTCCCTCCTGGGACGTGCCACCAGCAACTATGTAAATCAGACACTGGGAAAATCAGTGCAGCATCCAAAAAGGGATGGAAAGCTTTGCACTCTCATATGTATTCTTATCCCCTTTCCCTTTACTATCAGTGAagtattttcctcttctctctgggCACAACGTCCATGCAAGGAACAGGTGACTGACTCTACTGAAGAAACAGCTCAGGTACAAGGTACCCTTCAACACagagtaaaacaaaaaacaaaagaacaaacaaaccccccaaaaaaacccaaaacaacaacaaaaaaaaccccaaccaacccacCACAAACCCTTAGGAGAAACTCCCATTTTCCTCAATTCTGATTTTTTGATATGAAATCATCCAATCCTCTGGCACCTCAGGTATTGGTAGACAGATCTCCAGAGGCAACAGCAGGGGGACCAAGTCCAAGGAAATGTGGTGTGTTTAACGGTATCTGGTCAAAAAGCAAACCTTCCAAGAGCATTCCCCCGCCTAGGCCGTATTTTATATACAACCAGGGATTTTTAATCTGGCTGGGAAATGTTGCTGTAGTCACCCCCACTTAGACAGAGGACTATTCTTCTGCCTCTATCAGAGGGTTTGTCTATGCTCAGGAGCTGCCCAACTTCACCACTGAGGGGTTGTATCCCAAATCCTGAATTTAGGGGGGTATAGATCCTCCACCCTACAATGTGTAAGTAACTCCCTACCACAGTGAgaaccccccatcccaccccccaatTTTTCCTTTCTCACACTGTTTCCCTACTCGGCCACTGTTCAGTGCTGGAAGCCCATGCTGATGGCTGGCACGTCTGTGTGCCACCAGGCATTTCTGTAACCCCTGCAGGAAGATTTGGGGCTCACATCCAAATAGCTGAGCATTGCTGCAGCTTACACATAACTAGCCCAGCCAGCCAAGCAGTGCAACTGACTCAGTTCTGGCTCAAACAGGGAAATCACAAGTTTTATGCAAAATTCAGAGTATGTACCGAACATAGAGGCGGAAAGTGCCTCGTTCACCAGCAGACCTTGACCAGATTTTTCATATGTGTCCATCAACTGTGCCAATTTTTGCTGCATTATACATAACACCATGGCACATGTCAATGTGTCTGCCGATTGATTCTATAAGCTCCTATAGACCCAGACAGATATGGTCTGGCCTGTCCCCCCAACCAGAACTAAATGCCACGTTCCCAAAGGGATGGTGGCCAGGGCACTTGTGCAGTGGGGAAAGGATGTAATGGAGGAGAACAACCAGGGTGCATCTCAACCCTCCCCATTTTCCAGGTCTCTGCACTTGCTATCCCTTTCCACCACCCCTACCTGCTCAGGCCCAGCGATGGCAGCAGCAAGACCATGAAGATGAGAAAGGTGTAACACTTGTGCATGGTTGTCCTGTTCTCTCCAGACCTGTGGGCAGATATAATGCTGTTAACCTTTCACTCTCGCCCCACCAGCCCCAGGAACAGTGTGCCCTCTCAGAGAGCACTTCCCAGTATCTAATTGGAATCCCACCCTGTCCACTACTGGTACATGAATATGTGTCCTTTCCCTTTGGTGTGCCTGAGGTCTAGTTCTCAAGTCCCAGATCCTCTCTCCTTGTCTCATAGGCCCTCCCACCCCCCTCACATCTTTAGTGGAGACTCTGCAGTCGCCTCTCTTGACCTGCAATTCTCAGAGCTGGTGACATCCTCCCCACCAGTCTTTGCaacacagagcagaaaacaaaCCTTACATCGCTTGTTCTGTGGGGAATGTGCCTCACAAGCATCACGTTTCTAGTGCTATGCACTTTAAATGCCTTCCCTATGGCCAGAAGCCATGGTGACAAAGGCGATTTTTCCCTTGGAAAAGCTATGACTTGCATCGGTACAGGCACACCACCCTGCCTGCATACTGGAGGCAAGGCTTCCCTCACTACTAGCACTTCTCAcagtgaccagctccagctcctcccagCTTTCTTCTTCTTGTAGACCTACAGACTCTGCTCACACAACCACACTGCACAACAACAGCTAAGGACTGGCAGAACAGCTGTCCACAGCAGACCCCAGATGTCCAAGAGGTGCAACATAACATCATGCTTGGAGTGGGAGACAGAAGTTCAAGCAAAAGGACCCAGCCAGGAGCTGGAGAAGTGTCTAGTGGCCAGACAGCATGCTGGCGTGACTAAGAACAGGCGCTGGCTGTCCTTACCTGGTCCAGTGCGCTTCGAAGAAGGCAGAGTAATACACGATGGTGGGCAGCAGAGCAGAGAAGCACCACAGCAGCAGGGTGGGGAAGAACTGGGTGATGATGGGGTTCTGCAACGAGGCAGAGAGTGTGTTACAGGGTGCAGCAGCTCTTGCGCCACAGGTTCAGCTGCCTTTGCTGACGCCAGGTCCCCAGCACCATGGCTGCCACTGCACTCTGGCCAGGCTCAGCACCTCCTCACGGTCaggctgacaggacctgagaaatgCTGACAGCCTCTTTCCCTACCCTCTCCTTTGCAGGGACTGTTGTGCCTTGGGGTGGTTCCCGTGCTACTTATCCTGCACCCATCTCCCAAAGCCTTACATTGAGGTACTCCACAGGCTTGGTGACATTGAACTTGTCCATAGTGGTGATGATGATAGCAGGGGtggtgaggaagaagaggaggatgaagaggacCACATTGATCACGAGGCAGCGGATCCACCAGATGAAGCCCCGGATAGAGAGGTGCTCCCTGGGAGAGGGGAAGGCAGGCATCAGGAGGGCTGCGTGGGAGGAAAAGGGCAGGTCCGGGGCCTCACATACACACCATGGCCCCACCTGCACAAACAGCACTTGGGGTACCAGCTCAAGGCTCTGACCCTCCAAGCCAGATCAGACCTCTGGCTCAGACAGGCTGGGCTTCAGCAGAAGCAACTTAGTTACCAGAGGAGCAGATGGGAAGGAAGACGGGGAGGGTGCACCCCTTTCCCATCAGCAGGGCCTGCTGAGCCCAACAGAGCTGCTCACCAGTAGATGTTCTGTGGGTCAGGGGCGTAGCTGACGGTCCAGTTGGAGACATGAAGGGACTCGCTGCAGGAGGAGGCCCTGGGCTCCCCACGGCATGCACAGCCCTGGCACTTACAAGCGTTGAAATCTTTGAGGATTCTGGAGAAGAGCAAGAGGGAGACACTGACATAGAGGGCTGGCAGGGACAAGGTGAGTGGGATGCTTTAGTGCTGGCATTCCTCTTATTTAAGGCAAGAGCTGGGACAGGTCAGCTTCTTGGGGAGGACAGGACCCTTTTCACTCACATGGCTGTGATGGTTTCATTGTGGAAGGTGACAAAGGCCATCCCCAGAGGCTTTTCGttcaccttctccttctcccgCTTGTAGTCATCTTTgagtttctcctccagcttggtaTAGTACTCAATGGCCTCCAcctgggcagggggacaggggtcAGAGCGGAGACCTGGGGACTCAAGCACCCATATGCCCTGCCACCCAACACCTCCAGCTCTTTCCCCACCTCCTCACAGCCCCTGAtgacacagcagcacaggtggccACAGGGCTTGGGGTTAATCATGGATGGGGTGTTCTCCTTGCTCTGCAGGTTGGTGAAGTAGATTCGCCCACGCTCAGCTTTCTTCCTGAAATGAGAGAGCGGAAgaggcagaagggaagaaaaagaaagagggtGGCTCAGAAACGCTTCTGTGGCACCAGACTCGAGGGGGGGACCATGGCAACAGTTCCCCCTGTCTTCTCTCTGCCAAACCAGGGCTTACCTCTCCGCGTCAAGGAACATCAGCCGGGCCACATCATAGCAGGGACGGGCCTCCAGAACAGTGCAGTTGGCGTAGGCCTCCCTGAGGACGGGAACCACCAGCTCATCATACCAGTACCAAAGGCTGTACCCTCAAGCAAAGCCCATGCTCCCAGGACTACTTTCCTGCCCTGGGCTAAGTGTCATGATGCACAGCAAGAGCTtgctgggggcagcaggggagCCTGCAGGCTCTGTTCCTTATAGTGGAAACCCCACATGGGGAAAAGGCCATATCTTCTGGGCTCTGGTATGAGGAGCCTCTTTGGACTTTTGTCTTGTGGTAGCA is from Patagioenas fasciata isolate bPatFas1 chromosome 3, bPatFas1.hap1, whole genome shotgun sequence and encodes:
- the TMEM63B gene encoding CSC1-like protein 2 isoform X1; its protein translation is MLPYVIATLGSAGATCKASTCSNSTKDYCYSARIRSTVLQGLPFGGVPTVLALDFMCFLALLFVFSILRKVAWDYGRLALVTDADRRRHWQTEREEREYVASALHSDNHDRYERLTSVSSSVDFDQRDNGFCSWLTAIFRIKDDEIRDKCGGDAVHYLSFQRHIIGLLVAVGVLSVGIVLPVNFSGDLLENNAYSFGRTTIANLNSGNNLLWLHTSFAFLYLLLTVYSMRRHTSKMRYKEDDLVKRTLFINGISKYAEPEKIKKHFEEAYANCTVLEARPCYDVARLMFLDAERKKAERGRIYFTNLQSKENTPSMINPKPCGHLCCCVIRGCEEVEAIEYYTKLEEKLKDDYKREKEKVNEKPLGMAFVTFHNETITAIILKDFNACKCQGCACRGEPRASSCSESLHVSNWTVSYAPDPQNIYWEHLSIRGFIWWIRCLVINVVLFILLFFLTTPAIIITTMDKFNVTKPVEYLNNPIITQFFPTLLLWCFSALLPTIVYYSAFFEAHWTRSGENRTTMHKCYTFLIFMVLLLPSLGLSSLDVFFRWLFDKKFLAEAAVRFECVFLPDNGAFFVNYVIASAFIGNAMDLLRIPGLLMYMIRLCLARSAAERRNVKRHQAYEFQFGAAYAWMMCVFTVVMTYSITCPIIVPFGLMYMLLKHLVDRYNLYYAYLPAKLDKKIHSGAVNQVVAAPILCLFWLLFFSTMRTGFLAPTSMFTFVVLVITIVICLCHVCFGHFKYLSAHNYKIDHTEVDTIENRRNGRPATSLPAPKSAQKYIAQVLQDSSPEGEATESEEQGSQDEELINADGMNDTDFQS
- the TMEM63B gene encoding CSC1-like protein 2 isoform X2, which gives rise to MLPYVIATLGSAGATCKASTCSNSTKDYCYSARIRSTVLQGLPFGGVPTVLALDFMCFLALLFVFSILRKVAWDYGRLALVTDADSVASALHSDNHDRYERLTSVSSSVDFDQRDNGFCSWLTAIFRIKDDEIRDKCGGDAVHYLSFQRHIIGLLVAVGVLSVGIVLPVNFSGDLLENNAYSFGRTTIANLNSGNNLLWLHTSFAFLYLLLTVYSMRRHTSKMRYKEDDLVKRTLFINGISKYAEPEKIKKHFEEAYANCTVLEARPCYDVARLMFLDAERKKAERGRIYFTNLQSKENTPSMINPKPCGHLCCCVIRGCEEVEAIEYYTKLEEKLKDDYKREKEKVNEKPLGMAFVTFHNETITAIILKDFNACKCQGCACRGEPRASSCSESLHVSNWTVSYAPDPQNIYWEHLSIRGFIWWIRCLVINVVLFILLFFLTTPAIIITTMDKFNVTKPVEYLNNPIITQFFPTLLLWCFSALLPTIVYYSAFFEAHWTRSGENRTTMHKCYTFLIFMVLLLPSLGLSSLDVFFRWLFDKKFLAEAAVRFECVFLPDNGAFFVNYVIASAFIGNAMDLLRIPGLLMYMIRLCLARSAAERRNVKRHQAYEFQFGAAYAWMMCVFTVVMTYSITCPIIVPFGLMYMLLKHLVDRYNLYYAYLPAKLDKKIHSGAVNQVVAAPILCLFWLLFFSTMRTGFLAPTSMFTFVVLVITIVICLCHVCFGHFKYLSAHNYKIDHTEVDTIENRRNGRPATSLPAPKSAQKYIAQVLQDSSPEGEATESEEQGSQDEELINADGMNDTDFQSCEDSLIENEIHQ
- the TMEM63B gene encoding CSC1-like protein 2 isoform X3 produces the protein MLPYVIATLGSAGATCKASTCSNSTKDYCYSARIRSTVLQGLPFGGVPTVLALDFMCFLALLFVFSILRKVAWDYGRLALVTDADRRRHWQTEREEREYVASALHSDNHDRYERLTSVSSSVDFDQRDNGFCSWLTAIFRIKDDEIRDKCGGDAVHYLSFQRHIIGLLVAVGVLSVGIVLPVNFSGDLLENNAYSFGRTTIANLNSGNNLLWLHTSFAFLYLLLTVYSMRRHTSKMRYKEDDLVKRTLFINGISKYAEPEKIKKHFEEAYANCTVLEARPCYDVARLMFLDAERKKAERGRIYFTNLQSKENTPSMINPKPCGHLCCCVIRGCEEVEAIEYYTKLEEKLKDDYKREKEKVNEKPLGMAFVTFHNETITAIILKDFNACKCQGCACRGEPRASSCSESLHVSNWTVSYAPDPQNIYWEHLSIRGFIWWIRCLVINVVLFILLFFLTTPAIIITTMDKFNVTKPVEYLNNPIITQFFPTLLLWCFSALLPTIVYYSAFFEAHWTRSGENRTTMHKCYTFLIFMVLLLPSLGLSSLDVFFRWLFDKKFLAEAAVRFECVFLPDNGAFFVNYVIASAFIGNAMDLLRIPGLLMYMIRLCLARSAAERRNVKRHQAYEFQFGAAYAWMMCVFTVVMTYSITCPIIVPFGLMYMLLKHLVDRYNLYYAYLPAKLDKKIHSGAVNQVVAAPILCLFWLLFFSTMRTGFLAPTSMFTFVVLVITIVICLCHVCFGHFKYLSAHNYKIDHTEVDTIENRRNGRPATSLPAPKSAQKYIAQVLQDSSPEGEATESEEQGSQDEELINADGMNDTDFQSCEDSLIENEIHQ
- the TMEM63B gene encoding CSC1-like protein 2 isoform X4; this encodes MLPYVIATLGSAGATCKASTCSNSTKDYCYSARIRSTVLQGLPFGGVPTVLALDFMCFLALLFVFSILRKVAWDYGRLALVTDADRRRHWQTEREEREYVASALHSDNHDRYERLTSVSSSVDFDQRDNGFCSWLTAIFRIKDDEIRDKCGGDAVHYLSFQRHIIGLLVAVGVLSVGIVLPVNFSGDLLENNAYSFGRTTIANLNSGNNLLWLHTSFAFLYLLLTVYSMRRHTSKMRYKEDDLVKRTLFINGISKYAEPEKIKKHFEEAYANCTVLEARPCYDVARLMFLDAERKKAERGRIYFTNLQSKENTPSMINPKPCGHLCCCVIRGCEEVEAIEYYTKLEEKLKDDYKREKEKVNEKPLGMAFVTFHNETITAIILKDFNACKCQGCACRGEPRASSCSESLHVSNWTVSYAPDPQNIYWEHLSIRGFIWWIRCLVINVVLFILLFFLTTPAIIITTMDKFNVTKPVEYLNNPIITQFFPTLLLWCFSALLPTIVYYSAFFEAHWTRSGENRTTMHKCYTFLIFMVLLLPSLGLSSLDVFFRWLFDKKFLAEAAVRFECVFLPDNGAFFVNYVIASAFIGNAMDLLRIPGLLMYMIRLCLARSAAERRNVKRHQAYEFQFGAAYAWMMCVFTVVMTYSITCPIIVPFGLMYMLLKHLVDRYNLYYAYLPAKLDKKIHSGAVNQVVAAPILCLFWLLFFSTMRTGFLAPTSMFTFVVLVITIVICLCHVCFGHFKYLSAHNYKIDHTEVDTIENRRNGRPATSLPAPKSAKYIAQVLQDSSPEGEATESEEQGSQDEELINADGMNDTDFQSCEDSLIENEIHQ